From Myxococcales bacterium, the proteins below share one genomic window:
- the pilB gene encoding type IV-A pilus assembly ATPase PilB, translating to MANQNRLGELLVREKLISLSQLRQAQEEQSRTGQNLNAALAKLGFVSDQDITNFLSQQYRVPTIQLDEYEIDADILKLVQREQCERHKVIPVSRAGSSLIVAMADPTNLHAIDDLKFLTGYNIEPVIASENAILAAIERNYSVGPSYDEVMAGFDESEIEFTGEEEEMNVLELEKASADAPVIRLVNMILLNAIKKGASDIHIEPYEKSLRVRYRVDGVLVEEMNPPVKLKNAISSRVKIMSQLDIAERRLPQDGRIKLKLGKGREMDFRVSVLPTLWGEKTVMRLLDKGNLQLDMTKLGFEQKALDDFLWAIHQPWGMVLVTGPTGSGKTTTLYSALSDLNKVGTNISTAEDPVEYNLHGINQVQMHDEIGLNFAMALRAFLRQDPDVLMVGEIRDFETAEIAVKAALTGHMVLSTLHTNDAPATISRLLNMGVEPFLITASVNLVLAQRLARKICVDCKQQIMVDDAVLRDIGFNAEQIARCQGRLWKGAGCRTCNGSGYKGRVALYEVMRFTENLKEMVLQGSSTAELKMGAIKGGMTTLRMSGINKALDGVTTTEEILRVTMSDG from the coding sequence ATGGCGAACCAGAACCGACTCGGCGAGCTGCTCGTACGCGAGAAGCTCATCTCTCTCTCTCAGCTCCGTCAGGCCCAGGAGGAGCAATCGCGCACCGGGCAGAACCTGAACGCGGCCCTCGCCAAGCTCGGGTTCGTCAGCGACCAGGACATCACGAACTTCCTGTCGCAGCAGTACCGCGTCCCGACGATCCAGCTCGACGAGTACGAGATCGACGCGGACATCTTGAAGCTCGTGCAGCGCGAGCAGTGCGAGCGCCACAAGGTGATCCCCGTCTCGCGCGCGGGAAGCTCGCTCATCGTCGCGATGGCCGATCCGACGAACCTGCACGCCATCGACGATCTCAAGTTCCTGACGGGCTACAACATCGAGCCGGTCATCGCGTCCGAGAACGCGATCCTCGCGGCCATCGAGCGCAACTACAGCGTCGGCCCCTCGTACGACGAGGTCATGGCCGGCTTCGACGAGTCGGAGATCGAGTTCACGGGCGAAGAAGAGGAGATGAACGTCCTCGAGCTCGAGAAGGCGAGCGCCGACGCGCCGGTCATCCGGCTCGTGAACATGATCCTCTTGAACGCCATCAAGAAGGGCGCGAGCGACATCCACATCGAGCCCTACGAGAAGTCGTTGCGCGTCCGGTACCGTGTCGACGGGGTGCTCGTCGAAGAGATGAACCCGCCGGTGAAGCTCAAGAACGCGATCTCGAGCCGCGTGAAGATCATGAGCCAGCTCGACATCGCCGAGCGGCGCCTCCCGCAGGACGGCCGCATCAAGCTCAAGCTCGGCAAGGGCCGCGAGATGGACTTCCGCGTGAGCGTGCTCCCCACGCTCTGGGGCGAGAAGACCGTCATGCGTCTCCTCGACAAGGGAAACCTCCAGCTCGACATGACGAAGCTCGGCTTCGAGCAGAAGGCCCTCGACGACTTCCTCTGGGCCATCCATCAGCCGTGGGGCATGGTGCTCGTCACGGGGCCCACGGGCTCCGGCAAGACCACGACGCTCTATTCGGCGCTCTCCGACCTCAACAAGGTCGGCACCAACATCAGCACCGCCGAGGACCCGGTCGAGTACAACCTGCACGGCATCAACCAGGTGCAGATGCACGACGAGATCGGCCTGAACTTCGCGATGGCCCTCCGCGCATTCCTCCGCCAGGACCCGGACGTCCTCATGGTCGGCGAGATCCGTGACTTCGAGACCGCCGAAATCGCGGTCAAGGCGGCGCTCACGGGCCACATGGTGCTCTCGACGCTCCACACGAACGACGCGCCCGCCACCATCTCGCGCCTCCTCAACATGGGCGTCGAGCCGTTCCTCATCACGGCGTCGGTCAACCTCGTGCTCGCCCAGCGCCTCGCCCGCAAGATCTGTGTGGACTGCAAGCAACAGATCATGGTCGACGACGCCGTGCTGCGGGACATCGGCTTCAACGCCGAGCAGATCGCGCGCTGCCAGGGCCGCCTCTGGAAGGGCGCGGGTTGCCGCACGTGCAACGGCTCGGGGTACAAGGGGCGCGTCGCGCTCTACGAGGTCATGCGCTTCACCGAGAACCTAAAGGAGATGGTCCTCCAGGGCTCGTCGACCGCCGAGCTCAAGATGGGCGCGATCAAGGGGGGCATGACCACGCTGCGCATGTCGGGCATCAACAAGGCCCTCGACGGGGTCACGACCACGGAGGAGATCCTCCGCGTGACCATGTCCGACGGCTGA
- a CDS encoding FHA domain-containing protein yields MGVFDRLFGKGRDAERARKAELRGELARAVELFVEADRPAEAARVMVLRGDAEPDHRARLQHYTLAARTAPEGTEENKLARKKRALLVLALSGDVALSAVHRRDTTDAALELEAIGENEAAADAYRKLGDLDGEARALTAAGDVDRLEYLLASEQHKERGERKRRDRQAEVDLLLTSGRRREALELLATLAQEAPDDPASRERIASLRARLAKGPVVPVALKGSRLAITFSHEVVIGRSEGTLLVPSNAVSRRHVGIARVGGVATVRDLGSRNGTQLRGLPVRGELPVGEGLELTIGKEVPLVLAPSHTLPGVLEIEVGGQRVTTAFGPFPLGIGDWALAEAADGMIELRGRSPAAYLGDVALGDGTTLLVGDVVTTERGGSPVLKVLG; encoded by the coding sequence GTGGGAGTCTTCGATCGCCTGTTCGGAAAGGGTCGCGACGCCGAGAGAGCGCGGAAGGCGGAGCTTCGCGGCGAGCTCGCGCGGGCCGTCGAGCTCTTCGTCGAGGCCGATAGGCCGGCCGAGGCGGCCCGCGTCATGGTCCTCCGGGGGGACGCCGAGCCCGACCACCGCGCCCGGCTCCAGCACTACACCCTGGCCGCGCGCACGGCTCCCGAAGGCACGGAAGAGAACAAACTTGCCCGAAAGAAGCGCGCGCTCCTCGTGCTCGCCCTGTCGGGCGACGTCGCCCTCTCCGCGGTGCACCGCCGCGACACGACCGACGCCGCGCTCGAGCTCGAGGCGATCGGGGAGAACGAGGCCGCGGCCGACGCCTACCGGAAGCTCGGGGATCTCGACGGAGAGGCCCGCGCGCTCACCGCCGCAGGTGACGTCGACCGCCTCGAGTACCTGCTCGCGTCCGAGCAACACAAGGAGCGCGGCGAGCGAAAACGGCGGGATCGCCAGGCCGAGGTCGATCTCTTGCTGACGAGCGGGCGGCGACGGGAGGCCCTCGAGCTCCTCGCCACCCTCGCGCAGGAGGCCCCGGACGATCCGGCGTCGCGCGAACGCATCGCCAGCCTGCGCGCCCGCCTGGCCAAGGGCCCCGTCGTCCCCGTCGCGCTGAAGGGCTCTCGCCTCGCGATCACCTTCTCCCACGAGGTAGTCATAGGTCGGAGCGAGGGAACGCTGCTCGTGCCCTCGAACGCCGTGAGCCGGCGCCACGTGGGCATCGCGCGCGTCGGAGGCGTGGCGACGGTGCGCGATCTCGGGAGCCGAAACGGCACGCAGCTCCGTGGGTTGCCCGTCCGAGGGGAGCTCCCCGTGGGGGAGGGCCTCGAGCTCACCATCGGCAAAGAGGTCCCGCTCGTGCTCGCCCCGAGCCACACGCTCCCCGGGGTGCTCGAGATCGAGGTCGGAGGGCAGCGTGTCACGACGGCCTTCGGCCCGTTCCCGCTCGGCATCGGGGACTGGGCGCTCGCCGAAGCGGCCGACGGCATGATCGAGCTCCGAGGGAGATCGCCCGCAGCCTACCTCGGAGACGTCGCCCTCGGCGATGGCACGACGCTCCTCGTCGGAGACGTCGTCACGACCGAGCGCGGAGGCTCCCCCGTGCTCAAGGTGCTCGGATGA
- a CDS encoding endonuclease/exonuclease/phosphatase family protein gives MTEGARPPERFSLCTWNCFGAAQGLVSVLRGRGAAAAHRFEHPDLHEELTRVDILCAQELWLEDAVHAFHKPAHLPNRLLAENRWTFLPLTIAGSGLGIASRYRVVASRFASFSRPHAGSERFARKGMAYARIALPSGSELDVVTTHMQSGYTDLAAAVRARHLGELRAFADEVGSDDRPLVVAGDFNVDGRVTVRDREYRTLEDVFSGFTDVFRDDDPITFHPTGNGLAGKYEPDAADQRIDYVLIRDRGRTLDVLERERFLDDVLPARGAHGAIHASDHYALRVELRER, from the coding sequence ATGACCGAAGGCGCTCGGCCGCCGGAGAGGTTCTCTCTCTGCACGTGGAACTGCTTCGGCGCGGCGCAGGGCCTCGTGTCGGTGCTGAGAGGGCGTGGGGCGGCGGCGGCACACCGCTTCGAGCACCCCGATCTCCACGAAGAGCTCACGCGCGTCGACATTTTGTGCGCCCAAGAGCTCTGGCTCGAGGACGCCGTGCACGCGTTCCACAAGCCCGCTCACTTGCCGAACCGCCTCTTGGCCGAGAACCGGTGGACGTTCCTCCCTCTCACGATCGCGGGCAGCGGGCTCGGGATCGCGTCCCGATACCGCGTGGTCGCGTCCCGCTTCGCGTCGTTCTCGCGGCCGCACGCCGGGTCGGAGCGCTTCGCACGAAAGGGCATGGCGTACGCCCGGATCGCGCTCCCCTCCGGAAGCGAGCTCGACGTCGTGACGACCCACATGCAGTCGGGGTACACCGACCTCGCCGCCGCCGTCCGCGCGAGGCACCTCGGCGAGCTCCGCGCCTTCGCCGACGAGGTCGGCTCCGACGATCGCCCCCTCGTGGTGGCAGGAGACTTCAACGTCGACGGGAGGGTCACGGTCCGTGATCGCGAGTACCGCACCCTCGAAGACGTCTTCTCGGGTTTCACCGACGTCTTCCGCGACGACGACCCCATCACCTTCCACCCGACGGGCAACGGCCTCGCCGGAAAGTACGAGCCCGACGCGGCCGACCAGCGCATCGACTACGTCTTGATCCGCGACCGCGGGCGCACGCTGGACGTGCTCGAGCGCGAGAGGTTCCTCGACGACGTCTTGCCCGCCCGCGGAGCACACGGGGCGATCCACGCTTCGGACCACTACGCGCTTCGGGTCGAGCTCCGCGAGCGATGA
- a CDS encoding MoxR family ATPase → MSDVNGSHEAIAELRKRIAGVLRGKGDVVDHVLVAALAGGHVLLEDVPGVGKTTLAKAFARTLGVGFARVQFTPDLLPQDILGSLVLDPERGTFAFRKGPIFTHVLLADEINRASPRTQSALLEAMSEGHVTVDGETHPLPPPFLVLATQNPSDHHGTYPLPEAQLDRFLMRLSIGYPSAEETRALLVARKNDDPLDALSPLFAEGELVALQERARDVRFDDRVLDYLVTLVQKTRSHPDVELGVSPRGALGLFRASQAKALVDGRSFVAPDDVAALAVPVLAHRLVLGPEAKYAGRRGDAVVRSIVRDEPVPV, encoded by the coding sequence ATGAGCGACGTGAACGGATCCCACGAAGCTATCGCCGAGCTCCGAAAGCGCATCGCAGGCGTCTTGCGCGGAAAAGGGGACGTGGTCGATCACGTGCTCGTCGCCGCGCTCGCCGGGGGCCACGTGCTCCTCGAGGACGTCCCGGGCGTCGGCAAGACGACGCTCGCCAAAGCGTTCGCGCGCACCCTCGGGGTCGGGTTCGCACGCGTGCAGTTTACACCCGATCTCCTCCCCCAGGACATCTTGGGCTCGCTCGTGCTCGACCCGGAGCGCGGCACGTTCGCGTTTCGGAAGGGCCCCATCTTCACGCACGTCCTGCTCGCCGACGAGATCAACCGTGCCTCTCCTCGCACGCAGTCCGCGCTGCTCGAGGCGATGAGCGAGGGGCACGTCACGGTCGACGGAGAGACCCACCCGCTCCCACCTCCGTTCCTCGTGCTCGCCACGCAGAACCCGAGCGACCACCACGGCACCTACCCCTTGCCGGAGGCCCAGCTCGACCGTTTCCTCATGCGACTCTCCATCGGCTACCCGAGCGCCGAAGAGACACGAGCGCTCCTCGTGGCCCGCAAGAACGACGATCCCCTCGACGCGCTCTCGCCGCTCTTCGCCGAGGGAGAGCTCGTGGCGCTGCAAGAACGCGCGCGAGACGTACGCTTCGACGATCGTGTGCTCGACTACCTCGTGACGCTCGTCCAGAAGACCCGCTCGCACCCGGACGTCGAGCTCGGCGTGAGCCCGCGTGGCGCGCTCGGGCTCTTTCGCGCGAGCCAGGCGAAGGCCCTCGTCGACGGTCGGAGCTTCGTCGCGCCGGACGACGTCGCCGCCCTCGCCGTGCCGGTGCTCGCTCACAGGCTCGTGCTCGGCCCCGAGGCCAAATACGCGGGTCGGCGCGGCGACGCCGTGGTGAGGTCCATCGTCCGGGACGAGCCCGTCCCCGTATGA
- a CDS encoding DUF58 domain-containing protein, translated as MKLDWERLNHVLIPVPTAARRRNRKPTSESVRRLVDLAFSLTPKGQVVLVIASLVGAIAIALPASRVPFFFGLTISLFSVSVGMRRRFRLDRGSRPSRVSLVSPSRATVGEALTVRVVVDTEEPPDTLTVRGPFLPWFARYENKPEALREDRTEKGVVSDTVVRFSRRADLHLGAFAVAKRMPFDLVTGPSLETEAFRVTIVPKPARLTSLDLPGIADGTAREAGFRRGGSRDLAGVREYREGDRVRDLCARAWARTGIPHVREYDDPEEARAVVVVDTHGEEGDAFEAAMSVAAGVSETCLASGLALRLVVVGDAVHPFDIGRGREGRFTVLDALAVAEPSKVFDRARLEARVMPHLRGVSGVVLVTTKWDEDRAALMRKFSVHGAVPRVALVGDRRPATLPAYVRFVRPSEVASGGLAL; from the coding sequence ATGAAGCTCGACTGGGAGCGGCTGAACCACGTCCTCATCCCGGTCCCGACGGCCGCACGGAGGCGAAACCGGAAGCCCACGTCCGAGAGCGTGCGGCGCCTCGTCGACCTCGCGTTCTCGCTGACGCCGAAGGGGCAGGTCGTGCTCGTGATCGCGAGCCTCGTGGGCGCCATCGCGATCGCGCTCCCCGCGTCGCGTGTGCCGTTCTTCTTCGGGCTCACGATCTCGCTCTTCTCGGTCTCGGTCGGGATGCGTCGTCGCTTCCGCCTCGATCGCGGCTCACGGCCGTCGCGCGTGTCGTTGGTGTCGCCCTCCCGTGCGACGGTCGGAGAGGCCCTCACCGTGCGCGTCGTCGTCGACACGGAAGAGCCTCCCGACACCCTCACGGTCCGCGGGCCCTTCCTCCCCTGGTTCGCGCGCTACGAGAACAAACCCGAGGCTCTCCGCGAGGATCGCACCGAGAAAGGGGTCGTGTCCGACACGGTCGTCCGCTTCTCCCGGCGCGCCGATCTCCACCTCGGCGCGTTCGCCGTCGCGAAGCGGATGCCATTCGACCTCGTGACCGGGCCGTCCCTCGAGACCGAGGCCTTCCGGGTCACCATCGTGCCCAAACCCGCGCGGTTGACGAGCCTCGACCTCCCCGGGATCGCCGACGGCACCGCGCGCGAGGCGGGCTTTCGCCGTGGGGGCAGCCGCGATCTCGCCGGCGTGCGGGAGTACCGCGAGGGCGACCGCGTGCGCGACCTGTGCGCTCGCGCGTGGGCACGCACGGGGATCCCCCACGTTCGCGAGTACGACGATCCGGAAGAGGCACGGGCCGTCGTCGTGGTCGACACCCACGGTGAGGAAGGTGACGCCTTCGAGGCCGCCATGTCCGTCGCGGCGGGGGTCTCCGAGACGTGCCTCGCGTCGGGGCTCGCGCTCCGCCTCGTCGTCGTGGGCGACGCCGTCCACCCGTTCGACATCGGCCGCGGACGAGAGGGGCGCTTCACGGTGCTCGACGCCCTCGCCGTGGCCGAGCCCTCGAAGGTCTTCGATCGTGCGCGGCTCGAAGCCCGCGTGATGCCCCACCTGCGAGGGGTGTCGGGGGTAGTACTCGTGACCACCAAGTGGGACGAGGACCGCGCCGCCCTCATGCGCAAATTTTCGGTCCACGGCGCCGTACCTCGCGTCGCCCTCGTCGGCGATCGGCGCCCCGCGACGCTGCCCGCGTACGTCCGCTTCGTGCGACCGAGCGAGGTCGCCTCGGGAGGGCTCGCGCTGTGA
- a CDS encoding transglutaminase domain-containing protein yields the protein MIARAPTRALSRLDMARLGPAIAAIGFVAFGDPRALVSLVPLVALHLVVEKRSVARAIELGIYAALAAVVVATLRFGPEPRGGFATTIAGISAVFVAARSLFVPSFARTAADLGLVLVAATATGAPPQRFLPYGPLATALLVLATYFRERGEAAPKATEAHTAARMRSLRMAALFLVLASAGGLAMGRALPIFTYRYATRLAKLVWERPRSSFEEDMVLEDGDASARSILESERVVLKVSGTSVDHLRGKVYDLFDGRRWHGMTSIDAPRGGASERGAKVTVEAVHPSHVYFAPLDYAVVNATTRDGSIAKGPLRTTWEMVPEKATVAPPQARDLRTDRASPERVRALALAWTAGAPTDNDKLLALEEHLLRDYKYSLTREPFDGSALMDFLFVHKAGHCELFATAFALLARSVGIPARVVGGYRVVEPGPEGNTYVVRERHAHAWVEAYHGGAWHVWDPTPASAFSRKAPLWERALDAISDPRTLVVIVLVTALGAAFVFVRALLQRRAEARSRVATHEASPELSRLEAHLAEAGFVRPPHEGLFVFASSLEDRGEIAAARAVRSAAHFLYGHEGTAEALAESVDRVIAERKKLGPA from the coding sequence GTGATCGCCCGAGCGCCGACCCGAGCGCTGAGTCGGCTCGACATGGCGCGGCTCGGCCCCGCCATCGCGGCCATCGGGTTCGTCGCGTTCGGAGATCCGCGGGCCCTCGTGTCGCTCGTCCCTCTCGTCGCCCTCCACCTCGTCGTCGAGAAGAGGAGCGTCGCGCGCGCGATCGAGCTCGGGATCTACGCGGCGCTCGCCGCCGTCGTCGTGGCCACGCTTCGGTTCGGCCCCGAGCCACGCGGCGGCTTCGCGACCACCATCGCGGGCATCTCGGCCGTGTTCGTCGCGGCCCGCTCCCTCTTCGTGCCCTCCTTCGCGCGTACGGCCGCCGACCTCGGCCTCGTGCTGGTCGCCGCCACGGCGACAGGGGCACCTCCGCAGCGGTTCTTGCCCTACGGACCCCTGGCGACCGCGCTCTTGGTCCTCGCGACGTACTTCCGCGAGCGCGGCGAGGCGGCGCCGAAGGCCACGGAGGCCCACACCGCGGCCCGTATGCGCTCGCTCCGCATGGCGGCGCTCTTTCTCGTCCTCGCGAGCGCCGGAGGCCTCGCCATGGGCCGCGCCCTGCCCATCTTTACGTACCGCTACGCGACCCGCCTCGCCAAGCTCGTCTGGGAAAGGCCGCGCTCGTCGTTCGAGGAGGACATGGTGCTCGAGGACGGCGACGCGAGCGCGAGGTCGATCTTGGAGTCCGAGCGCGTCGTGCTCAAAGTGTCGGGCACGAGCGTCGACCATCTGAGGGGCAAGGTCTACGACCTCTTCGACGGGCGTCGCTGGCACGGCATGACGTCGATCGACGCGCCACGAGGAGGCGCGAGCGAGCGAGGTGCGAAGGTGACCGTCGAGGCCGTGCACCCGAGCCACGTCTATTTCGCGCCGCTCGACTACGCCGTGGTCAACGCGACCACGCGGGACGGAAGCATCGCGAAGGGGCCGCTCCGCACCACGTGGGAGATGGTGCCCGAGAAGGCCACCGTGGCGCCCCCGCAAGCCCGCGACCTTCGCACGGACCGAGCTTCTCCCGAGCGCGTGCGCGCCCTCGCCCTCGCCTGGACCGCCGGCGCCCCCACGGACAACGACAAGCTCCTCGCCCTGGAGGAGCACCTCCTCCGCGACTACAAATACAGCCTCACGCGGGAGCCCTTCGACGGCTCCGCGCTCATGGACTTCCTCTTCGTCCACAAAGCCGGCCACTGCGAGCTCTTCGCGACGGCGTTCGCGCTGCTCGCCCGTTCGGTCGGGATTCCGGCGCGTGTCGTCGGAGGGTACCGCGTGGTCGAGCCCGGCCCCGAAGGGAACACGTACGTCGTGCGCGAGCGCCACGCCCACGCCTGGGTCGAGGCGTACCACGGTGGTGCATGGCACGTATGGGACCCGACTCCCGCCTCGGCCTTCAGCCGCAAAGCGCCTCTGTGGGAGCGCGCGCTCGACGCCATCTCCGATCCGAGGACCCTCGTCGTCATCGTGCTCGTGACGGCGCTCGGTGCGGCCTTCGTGTTCGTCCGCGCGCTCCTTCAACGCCGCGCCGAGGCGCGCTCACGCGTCGCGACGCACGAGGCGAGCCCCGAGCTCTCGCGGCTCGAAGCACACCTGGCCGAGGCGGGTTTCGTGCGCCCACCCCACGAGGGGCTCTTCGTGTTCGCTTCGAGCCTCGAAGACCGTGGCGAGATCGCCGCGGCCCGCGCCGTGCGGTCGGCCGCTCACTTCCTCTACGGGCACGAAGGCACCGCCGAGGCCCTCGCGGAGAGCGTGGACCGCGTCATCGCCGAGCGAAAGAAGCTCGGCCCCGCCTGA
- a CDS encoding succinyl-diaminopimelate desuccinylase encodes MSAEVPLEQALDDALFWLVSHDSPIGEEKALCDALVARLEKLPLAGPIRRVRDSIVVPLVAKGSRPHVALCGHTDTVRTENGPARREPGRIFGAGVSDMKSGLAVMLVLAERALSRLDVDVTLVFYAREEGPYAENELGPVLEADAVLRGVDLAVCLEPSDNRMQLGCNGSIHATVTFEGKTGHSSRPWEGESAISKAAPFLMELAALAPRESHIDGLVYRTVTTVTQARDGGRGRNVVPDKLVLNVNHRFSPEHSPEQGKQHVLDLVKGRANVEWLDVSPGALPSASHPLVKKLVACGVRTVEPKQAWTDVARFSALGIPAINFGPGENAQAHQKNESCATSLVHEGYRIFERWLCSSVE; translated from the coding sequence ATGAGCGCCGAGGTCCCGCTCGAGCAGGCGCTCGACGACGCGCTCTTTTGGCTCGTCTCGCACGACTCGCCCATCGGCGAGGAGAAGGCCCTCTGCGACGCGCTCGTCGCGAGGCTCGAGAAGCTCCCGCTCGCGGGGCCCATTCGCCGCGTCCGAGACTCGATCGTCGTCCCGCTCGTGGCGAAGGGCTCGCGGCCCCACGTCGCGCTGTGTGGGCACACCGACACCGTGCGCACGGAGAACGGCCCCGCGCGCCGCGAGCCGGGGCGGATCTTCGGCGCCGGCGTGAGCGACATGAAGAGCGGGCTCGCCGTGATGCTCGTGCTCGCCGAGCGCGCCCTCTCGCGCCTCGATGTCGACGTCACCCTCGTCTTCTACGCGCGTGAAGAGGGGCCGTACGCGGAGAACGAGCTCGGGCCCGTGCTCGAGGCCGACGCCGTGCTCCGAGGGGTCGATCTCGCCGTGTGCCTCGAGCCGTCGGACAACCGGATGCAGCTCGGGTGCAACGGGTCCATTCACGCCACGGTCACCTTCGAGGGGAAGACCGGCCACTCGTCGCGTCCGTGGGAGGGCGAGAGCGCGATCTCGAAGGCCGCCCCGTTCCTGATGGAGCTCGCCGCGCTCGCCCCCCGCGAGTCGCACATCGACGGCCTCGTCTACCGCACGGTGACGACGGTGACCCAAGCGCGGGACGGCGGGCGCGGGCGCAACGTCGTGCCCGACAAGCTCGTCTTGAACGTGAACCACAGGTTCTCGCCGGAGCACTCGCCCGAGCAGGGCAAGCAGCACGTCCTCGATCTCGTGAAGGGGCGCGCGAACGTCGAATGGCTCGACGTGAGCCCCGGAGCGCTGCCGAGCGCGTCGCACCCGCTCGTCAAGAAGCTCGTCGCGTGCGGCGTGCGCACCGTCGAGCCGAAGCAGGCCTGGACCGACGTGGCGCGGTTCTCGGCGCTCGGCATCCCCGCGATCAACTTCGGACCCGGCGAGAACGCCCAAGCGCACCAGAAGAACGAGTCGTGCGCGACCTCCCTCGTGCACGAGGGGTACCGCATCTTCGAGCGTTGGCTCTGCTCTTCGGTCGAGTGA
- a CDS encoding 2,3,4,5-tetrahydropyridine-2,6-dicarboxylate N-succinyltransferase, with protein MEPAHDYAGRAETLRGLVEAAFDDRSLLSDPTHVSAVNEAVAGLDAGAYRVAEPGPVDGGDWVVNAWLKKAILLFFAVRKMERLEVGPFEFHDKIPLKRHLDRANVRVVPPGVVRYGAFCEPGTIVMPGYVNIGARVGAGTMVDTWATVGSCAQIGRDVHLSGGVGIGGVLEPPGATPVVVEDGAFIGSRVVVVEGVRVGKEAVIGTGVVLTSSTVIVDVSGSEPKEYRGVVPARAVVIPGVRTKRFPAGEYGVPCALVIGHRKESTDKKTSLNQALRDFAVPV; from the coding sequence ATGGAACCCGCTCACGACTACGCCGGTCGCGCCGAGACACTCCGAGGCCTCGTCGAGGCCGCCTTCGACGATCGCTCGCTCCTCTCCGACCCGACGCACGTGTCGGCCGTCAACGAAGCCGTGGCCGGGCTCGACGCCGGCGCCTACCGCGTGGCCGAGCCGGGCCCCGTCGACGGGGGCGACTGGGTGGTGAACGCCTGGTTGAAGAAGGCCATCTTGCTCTTCTTCGCCGTTCGAAAGATGGAGCGGCTCGAGGTGGGGCCCTTCGAGTTCCACGACAAAATCCCCCTCAAGAGGCACCTCGATCGCGCGAACGTGCGCGTCGTGCCGCCGGGCGTCGTGCGGTACGGCGCGTTCTGCGAGCCGGGCACCATCGTCATGCCGGGCTACGTGAACATCGGGGCGCGTGTGGGCGCGGGCACCATGGTCGACACGTGGGCCACGGTCGGCTCCTGCGCGCAGATCGGGCGCGACGTGCACCTCTCGGGAGGCGTGGGCATCGGCGGTGTGCTCGAGCCCCCGGGGGCCACTCCCGTCGTCGTCGAGGACGGTGCCTTCATCGGCTCGCGCGTCGTCGTGGTCGAAGGGGTGCGCGTCGGCAAAGAGGCGGTCATCGGCACGGGCGTCGTGCTCACCTCGTCGACCGTCATCGTCGACGTGTCGGGGAGCGAGCCCAAAGAGTACCGAGGGGTCGTCCCTGCGCGCGCGGTGGTCATTCCGGGCGTGCGCACGAAGCGTTTTCCCGCGGGAGAGTATGGGGTGCCGTGCGCGCTCGTCATCGGTCACCGCAAGGAGAGCACCGACAAGAAGACGAGCCTGAACCAGGCGCTGCGCGACTTCGCGGTGCCCGTATGA
- the ndk gene encoding nucleoside-diphosphate kinase encodes MAVERTLCIIKPDAVEKKKAGAILAHLEDKGFTLLAIKKTHLSRAAAEGFYAVHKARPFFGELCDFMTRSSVVIAVLEKDNAVADYRATMGATDPAKAEAGTIRKLYAASIGENAVHGSDSLDNAKIEIAYFFPASEVAPVAG; translated from the coding sequence ATGGCCGTCGAACGCACCCTTTGCATCATCAAGCCGGACGCCGTCGAGAAGAAGAAGGCGGGCGCCATCCTCGCCCACCTCGAGGACAAGGGCTTCACCCTCCTCGCCATCAAGAAGACGCACCTCTCGCGCGCCGCGGCCGAGGGCTTCTACGCCGTCCACAAGGCCCGCCCGTTCTTCGGCGAGCTGTGCGACTTCATGACCCGCTCGTCGGTCGTGATCGCCGTCCTCGAGAAGGACAACGCCGTCGCCGACTACCGCGCGACCATGGGCGCGACCGACCCGGCCAAGGCCGAGGCGGGCACGATCCGCAAGCTCTACGCCGCGAGCATCGGCGAGAACGCGGTCCACGGCTCGGACTCGCTCGACAACGCCAAGATCGAGATCGCCTACTTCTTCCCCGCCTCCGAGGTCGCGCCGGTCGCCGGCTGA